Genomic DNA from Salvia miltiorrhiza cultivar Shanhuang (shh) chromosome 1, IMPLAD_Smil_shh, whole genome shotgun sequence:
GAGTCCCAGCCACACATATTTGGCCCTGCAATTGTTTTTGGGAGCACAAATTGAATAATGGAAAAGTATATATTGCTAGCTAGAAAGAAAAAtggatgaaaaaaataaaaagtattgcCTGGTTGTAGAGACAAGCATTGAGAGCAAGTGGAGCAGTCTTATCAACGTCGACATCGTCGAAGACGATGAACGGAGACTTGCCTCCCAATTCTAGGCAAACTTGCTTCAAGTTGCTTGTCGCTGCCGCCTGCATTATCCGGTGACCCGTCACCGTCGACCCCGTGAAACTCACCTGCACCGCCAACATATGTATACatcactttatgtcccactgTTTCTTTTTTCAGTAATACAATATTGTTTTAATGCCTAAattaattgttgaaaaaaaaaaaaaaaaactcaaaaattgggacAAAACTGATATTTACCATGTCAATGTCCATATGGGAGCTGATTGCAGCACCAACCGTAGATCCATACCCCGTCACTACATTGAGGACTCCATCGGGTACACCGGCCTgtttaaaacaaaatattagATGTTATTTTATACCCGTGGTATGTAGCAatgaaaaacaaacaaaatattttagacatgcataattttattttattcatttgtttATCACAAATATTTTTGGCAACGTGGGTTGGGGTGCAATTTGTGTTCAAAGACTTGAAGGTTCAGAGGCTTAGTTGATTACCAGTTTGGCCAAATGAGCATAAAAGAGAGCGGAAAGGGGAGTTTGTTCAGCCGGCTTGACAACCATTGTGCAGCCGGCGGCGAGCGCCGGCGCGACTTTCATGGAGAACATCTGAGTCGGGAAATTCCACGGTATTATGTGACCGACCACGCCGATCGGCTCGAGCAGCGTGTAGCCGTGCAGCTGCTTCGACATTTTTAAGGTTTCGCCGTGAATTTTGTCGGCTGCGCCGGCGTAGTAGCGGAACAGTTCGATTCCGTTGTTGATCATCACGATCTTTCCCAAAAGGTACAAGTTTGCTGCATCCATTGCGTCTAAGGCAGCTAGTTCTTCTAGATTTTGCTCGATTAGGTCTGCGAATTTCAGCATTATTTTCCGCCTTTCCTGCGAATAACATCAATATTCAATTAATGTTTTCTTTAGAGGAAGACAAATGATTCATCATTATTAGacataagaattaatttatcACGATTAAAAGAGGATATACCTAATTTGTTACTATCATACCCACTCTTATAAAAGCATATAAAATATAGTCAGTCTTATTCTTCACTACACCAAGACACAAATGCATGAACGATCATGCAATCGTATGTATTCTCGTGATGAGAATGGCAGCAGTGAGGGAGAAGTAAGTAGTTTTTAGTAAATTTTTATTATGGACAATTTATATATTCAAACTAGTTTTTAAATATCTTTGTAAAAATGGGTCTTTTTTTAAACATTAGCTCACGAATTGAGCGTGTTACATAACCTAAACTGTTCTGACTTTACTTCATTAACACATCACTTTAACTATATTATGTCTTAGCTAGTTGACTATACGTATTACTAGCTCCTTTAAAAAAAGTGAGtcagagggttttttaggacagtaacttaggtcaatttcaaaattaggacaataaatTTCGGGCTTGTAAAAGTAGGACACTAATTATTAAGTATTGCACCCGCAGGACAATTCTGGGCCCATATCAAATTTCGGGCTTAATCTAATGATGTGTTAATTCTCAAATTCCATgtcattaaaaataatagtgAATTTGCCACATAATCAACCCACCCATGATTCATCAACTTCCCCATTCCATAACTTACGTGAAATTGTTTCTCCAAGATAGTGAAGGGTTTGAAGACATTCTCTGCAACTAAAGCTTGAACCCCCCAAATTTCTCATTGGTGCGACAATGGTGAAAGTAAGAGAGAAGAGATATTTGCATCAACCTCCTCCCATGTACAGTAAGTATTTCAAACCTTAAATTTCTGTATTGGATTTTACTTATTTCATATATGAGACCAAATTGCAGCAGCTCTACCAAGGCAAATTTCAGAATCAAGGTCAACTAATTTTGCAAAGTGGGAAGAAATTTGGGAGTTTGGCTGAGTTGCAAACAAAGAAGAAATAAAAGATGCATTGGTTGCTGATGAGTAGTTGTTGGGCTGTTGTTTCTAAAATTTACTgacattttttttgttgatgGGTGATgacttgtttttgtttttgttgatgGATGATGGCTGATGACATATAGTTCCTGGACATCCTTTGTTAATGGGTGGTGGCTAGTGAcaagaatatttttttaatagtatGCCTTCTTGATTGTGAAAGAGCATAGTAAGATAAACAAGTCAATTCATTTTGTGGATTGCAGTTTTTTTGGATAATTTGGAATTATGTGAGTTTGCAATTCTGTTTTTGTAGTCTTTCTGTGGTGTTGTAGAATTTAGGAGgaaaatttggatgattttgTTTTATATGAATTACTGCAACAGGTGAATTATGGTGCAGAAGTGGGGGTGGTGGTCAGATGAGAAGAACTGATCATGTTATTAGCTGTAGAAGAAGAAGACTTTTTCTCTTCTTCAGCTTGAAGTTAGAAGAACTGATCCTTATGAAGTACCATGCGTCTGAATTTAGAAGAAATGATGTTATTAGCAGATATTATTAAATAACAACACATTCTGAGGCATTTGTTTCAGCTTCAAGCATACGTCTGTTTCACCACAAAATACCAATACATCCATAAAAAGTACCATAGAACAAAACACATGctggcatatatatatatatatatatattgcaaaCCAAACACAAAAccatacaataaataaataaataaataataggttttttttcatcaaatgaataaattattatatttctgagacagaaaaaaaataaagtcaaAATAATGTCagaaattaatttgttataatAAATGGATGTACTATTTTCTAATTAAGTCTCTTGAAGTAAACATCTAAAAAAAGTTATTGctgaaattatttatattaattaatttgaagtGTATGTGCAAAGTCTACACTAATTGAAATGGTGCGCATGATGGCTGGCTCCTGGGAAGAACCGGCTCCTTTGTGTGGCAAGTTCACGTAAATTATAGAATGGGGAAAGAATTTCACGTAAGTTGGGGGGTGGGTTGATTATGTGGCAAATTCACTCTTATTTTTAATGACATGGAATTTGAAAATTAACACATCATTAGATTAAGCCCGAAATTTAATAATGGGCCCAGAATTGTCCTGCGGGTGCAATACTTAATAATTAGTGTCCTACTTTTACAAGCCCGAAatttattgtcctaattttgaaattgacctaagttactgtcctaaaaaacccccTGACTCAAAAAAAGTACTACTAGCTACATTTGCTaccaaatatttatattttgatattattCTGAATTTTTATGtgcatatatttttataatatcttATAATTTCAAAATCACAGTAGTTATAATTAGACAACAAATGTTGGGCCTCATCATTCAAAATCCTGTATCCGTAACTAAAGATCCATGTATAAATACAATAATACTATTTGGATAAAATAtggttaaatattttaaaaaataaatttagttaAAATTTTTGGTTCCAGATAAACAAGAATTTAATTAGTATTATTGTTTTCTCCAcgttgtatttttttaataatttttaataacctttttaatttttttaatttttaaagtacaaaaagtaataataattaaaaaaattgttaaaaaattacaaaaattttacaatatggagaaaacaataTATGTAGCtaaattctttttaaatttgaaccaatttttttaaataaatcgatttttgaagtatttaatatttttttttgtccggccaaattttatccaaatagcactactcgTATAAATAACTATATTCACAtaccccttaaaaaaaaaaaaaactatattcaCATATATAGGTATCCTAAACATTATTATAACTACCATATTAAATGTCATAATATCTATACATGCCTTTAAATGATTAAGAACAACGGAAACAtatgtccccaaggggacatcaagcggtgcgacctcctgtgtgtgaacagtgaggtcccgggttcaaaccccactgctctccctccccaactcccccaaatcaaaaaaaaaaaaaaaaacaacggAAACATATAAAAACATTGATTACAGCAGGgccatattaataatttttactcTAATGAATGACAAAAGAAACTTAAGTCGCGTGGTTTGACTTGGATTTATTCATTtaccataaaataatttatttaaataaatagataGAAAAGAATAGTGCTTACAGATCCGGGCAGTCTGGGCCATGGGCCGTGATCGAACGCCTCACGGGCAGCCTTGACCGCCAAGTCCACATCTTCCTTATCGCCTTCCGCAACCTTACCAATCACTTCTTCGCTTCTTGGATCAATTGTCTCAAAAGTTTTCCCTATTTTCGTTTCCaccaaataatatatataattcttgCGTCATATTAATATAACTATAACAATTACCTAATTATATTGTATGACCTGTCATTTAAATTAAGTTCCAAATATGGCCGAACCTAcattttcaaattgaaaattttgacgtGGAAGACTTGAACCCGAAGTGGgtattctaatttattttataaattaagtactagtatatatgagcatCAAAATGAAGTCTTTTTTATGCCCGTAAATATATATTCCATTTTTTGGTGCCAATTTTCGGAAAATATATCTCCACGAATCAAAACATTGTTTTGATGTTCAAGTAAAAAATACGTCGTCTacgtaatttataaaataaattaaactatccattttaattcatgttttccACGTCAAAATTTCCAACGTAAAAATACAGGCTTGTACCGTATTTACAACTCGCATACAAAAATCGAAATTTATTTTTGCAATATATCAAAGATCATGCTTTTGTAATATGTGCAACTCGGCCCAAATTTTTGAATAGCATCTAATATGATGTGATGTCCATCACAAATTAATTTGACTTTTATACATGGCGACGACTTCACCGCAAGTTGTTCGTCATAATTTTATCTTGTTGGGGAAAGACCTACATACGTCCACGTCTTCGCAAtcgaaattgaaataaatatttgtaGATATACCCATtgacttttctttcttttaatttattggtaATATATGAGATGCCTTACAAGGGAGGCCGGCTGCCTCTAGCTGCCCGGTAAAGTCTATAGTTGTTTGACCTCTtttatttaaactaattttgTATTTCTCTCtgttctgaaaaaaaaaaaaaaattgtatttttgtCGAGCATACAATTAATACCCTTTTTtggttatatttttcatgacaATTATGTTTTTGTCTCGTTCATAGTCATCTAGTGGTCTTCGCCCATAAAATATAATGTCACTTTAGTTTTTATGTTACCTTTTGGATGGTGGGgtttatttaagaaaatatccaTCTCTAAATCCTTGTGATTTtaaggctttttttttttttttacaacttAAAGGTACAATACTCATGACTCGattcaaaaaaatgaaaatactgAAACTCAAatgttttataaataataaatataataactcAAATGTTTTAGATATAAATCTAGTTTCGAGTAAGACTGATATTTTACGACACTCGCAGCATGCATTTATATTTGaggcatttgcaaaaatgcccttttcttataaacacttgtaaaaatgccctttttcacTGCAAATGCCTCtaaagtgttaataggcaaaaatatTTCACCTTTCCGAGTTATGAAATTAATCACAGTCAAAATTTACATACTAAAAATGAGTGATGATTCcgttcaaaagaaaaaaaaatgagtgatgaaagtattatatttttcagCCTAACATTATGCTTTTATTTCATGCATATAGAAGGGAAGAATCCAAACAGCTAAGGATATGTACTTGAATTGAGCCaaacaaaaattataaattataatctgGAGTTTGAATTGAGATCCATAAACTCAAGCTCTTGATATTTTAACATAGAAATTGCGAAAAGTTCGAAACTAACTCAACTCATTTCAATTTTACACCCATATATAATTCTCCAACACcgtataatttaattatgtgtgaTTAACAAAAACAATAGCAGTATCCGTCTACAACACAGAATCATCTGTCCAATATATTTTGGGTCTCGAAAGGAAATTGATAatcctattttttattttttgttgaataATGATGGATTTTGATGTGATATTAATTTCTAACACAGAATGCGATAtggaagggggggggggggggggggaaactAAGAATACCTGATACTGAATCAACGAACTCTCCATTGATGAAGAGCTTTGTGAACTTCACTTTAGGAATCATGATCGTCGATTCCTCCACGTGGCCATTTCTTTCCccactcatctctctctctctctctctctctctctctctctctctctctctctctctctatgcgtgtgtgtgtgtgtggtctTCCTCTATCGTCCTATGTTCCAATATATATAATGAAGACATAGAATTgttataatgataataataatataattatatataattataatatgagGAAATTTATGCTACATGCTTTATGTGAGTACCACTCATATTTAACTcatgttattgttatttttttattttatatatttattttaattttaatacctcataaattgttattaaaattattgattttatGTAGTAATTCATTTAGCCCATATTACTGTTgtctttcttgttttattattttgattctAAATACCtcataaattattatatgaatgcatattttataaattacattaaaataaaatttaatttgttattttttattaataattataaagttgaagggaaaataaacaaattgagccttggtttttatttaatttatagacTTAATTATCTCAGTACAAATTTATgagaaattaaaatcaaaataaatagtaTATGAAACAATATTTATCATGAAAGGTGTTCACATGAAGTATCTATCACAATATTTCTGTATTACTCCGTAATAATGTATATAAATATTCTACTATAATATACAGTTCCTGTCGCTTATAAAGGAAATACTCAATAATTAATAGTACTATATAGGATTTTCAGCCGTGTGGATCACGAAGACAAAGACCATCGACTATATTTCCAATATTTAACATTTAATTTCCAccactataattttttattgcaACGGAAACGCATTAATTAGTCTTTCTACTTTCATGTAtatcatttctattttattttaataagttaattaatacacatatatatagaagggttcaacagagaatgctaaatactTAGGGAATTGAGAATTcgtgaaaataaaaatgaatagaTCTACAATTTTCACGAACAAAACAATGTACCGTATGAACAAGCATTTtgacctgggttcgaatccctgATGGGGGcgagattttcactatttttactaaatacttctgttcgtaaaatgtatagatttgttcagaaagaaatatataataattatctATTGAacttgaccatatatatataggattagcttctattgagattttaaatattttgagataaatgaacatatcaataaattctttgaacgtATCCAATATAACtaatgaacatatgaatctattttatttattaaaaaaaacacgccacttgcagggattgaaccccagaccaatgtgcgttcataaaaattaattgacaagttcatcaaaatgtacttatatgttcatttatctcaaaatatttagaaatctcaattgaaccaattcctatatatatatatatatatgattgaattgaatagagaattatctttttattcattatgaacaaatctattcattttacgaacagatcaacataaggaatgaacagtcgtatttagtaaaaataaagaaaaactcgccactagcaggattcgaacccttggcaaattgttgttcatggggtacattgatctgttcattaaaattataaatctgttcgtttttattttacgaattctctattctccacaatatttaatttctccgttgaacccttctctctctctctctctatatatatatatatatatatatgtataacatAATATAGGAAAGGTCGGTATAAACATTTTTTACCTTATCAAATACGAATTACCTAAAATGGGGTATgtttctatgtagaacacgtatgaattgcaaaaaataaattttttggtaTCTATGAGATTCGAATTCGGGACCATAATTCATtaaacaaggtgatgaatcaaccgtagatctcgATGATCTAATGgctaaaaattatttatattttatattttaaaagatatttttattttagtccaccCCTATATACTATTGATGTAGGTATTTTTATTTTGCGGTCTGCTGGACTGCTGCGCTGTTGCTCTCGTTCAGTGCTGCAATGGAGATTATGTCTCCCTTCTTCGCAGAACTGGAGTCCTTTGGGATGGTGGTGCGTTACCTTCTTGTAAGCCAGcggcgacggcatataaccggccgtATGGCTATTCCTTGTTGGGTAACGCGCTGCCTTCTCGTGAGTTCAcggcgacggcatataaccggccgtgttgcTCTTTTAGGTTTGGTGCGATTCTTCTTCCTTGTGAGATCAcggcgacggcatataaccggTCGTTTTGGTCTATCTTTTCGGTAAGGCGCTGCCTTCTTGTGAGCTCACGGCGACGGCatctaaccggccgtgtagctcCGCTTTGTTGTGTGGGTTTTTTGGTTGGTTTCACGGcaacggcgtctaaccggccgtgttTCTTGGTCTTCTTGTTTTGTGTCTGTTTTTTGTTGGCTTTTAGGCGACGACGTCTAACCGGCCTTTGGCCTTTGCTTTGTTCTCGTGGGTGGAGAGCCGGgtttgtttggggacgatggttaggccggagttctggaaactttcccttccgct
This window encodes:
- the LOC130995871 gene encoding aldehyde dehydrogenase family 2 member C4-like, which gives rise to MSGERNGHVEESTIMIPKVKFTKLFINGEFVDSVSGKTFETIDPRSEEVIGKVAEGDKEDVDLAVKAAREAFDHGPWPRLPGSERRKIMLKFADLIEQNLEELAALDAMDAANLYLLGKIVMINNGIELFRYYAGAADKIHGETLKMSKQLHGYTLLEPIGVVGHIIPWNFPTQMFSMKVAPALAAGCTMVVKPAEQTPLSALFYAHLAKLAGVPDGVLNVVTGYGSTVGAAISSHMDIDMVSFTGSTVTGHRIMQAAATSNLKQVCLELGGKSPFIVFDDVDVDKTAPLALNACLYNQGQICVAGTRVFVQEGIYDKFVGRLLEQLKTWVVGDPFDPNVNQGPQVDKKQYEKVLSYIEVGKKEGATLLTGGKPLDRKGYFIEPTIFTDVTDDMTIAKDEIFGPVMSIMKFKSMEEVIKRANNTKYGLAAGIMTNNLNTANTVSRSIRAGTIWINCYFAFDNDAPVGGYKMSGFGKDMGINALHKYLHVKSIATPIYNSPWL